One window of the Candidatus Methylomirabilis tolerans genome contains the following:
- the hyfB gene encoding hydrogenase 4 subunit B, with the protein MAPSEVVMLNVLLLTLACFGVGAAGALLTAPWPRMSRLVGHACALVGAIGALALGAAGLAGGALGVIIPALLPIGGFSLGIDRLSAFFVLVIAVAAIPSALYAIAYTRAYEGRRSLAGMGCGFNAFLAGMVLVVLARNVLTFLVMWEAMSLASYFLVMTEAEHRETQRAGWMYLVMTHAGFACLLVGFLLMARETGTMGLSEWRAASTTLSQPMRHAIFALLALGFGTKAGVIPLHIWLPKAHPAAPSHVSALMSGVMIKLGIYGLVRIGFDWLGVGPSWWGGAILVVGAISAVLGVLYALVEDDLKCLLAYSSVENIGIILLGVGAGMLFHSYQLGALASLALVAGLYHTLNHATFKPLLFMGAGAVVHATHTRNMEEMGGLIKRMPQTAVYFLVGSVAIAALPPFNGFVSEWLMFQSLLLSFQISATGTNLLFAVSIAALALTSGLAAACFVKAFGITFLALPRSTQAEQARETPWMMRGAMGMSAIACLVLGVAPVGLLRLLNTTAAELTGAHADASFNWNAIVANGAFGTASPLWIAVALISLPALILMALRIIGANARRRTYETWGCGRALQTARFEYTAAAFANPFKRVFGLLYRPVKELDIQFHPESRFFIDTITYRNEARSIFDEALYDPISRLVRRVAQRARVVQSGNVHLYLLYIFVALVVLLALAS; encoded by the coding sequence ATGGCGCCAAGCGAGGTGGTAATGCTGAATGTGCTGCTCCTGACGCTCGCGTGCTTCGGCGTCGGCGCAGCAGGGGCGTTGCTGACAGCGCCTTGGCCGCGCATGTCGCGGCTGGTGGGGCACGCGTGCGCGCTCGTTGGCGCCATAGGCGCCCTCGCGTTGGGCGCGGCAGGTCTGGCGGGCGGCGCGCTGGGCGTGATCATCCCGGCACTCCTCCCTATTGGCGGGTTCTCCCTTGGCATCGATCGCCTCAGCGCGTTCTTTGTCCTGGTGATTGCGGTGGCGGCGATCCCGTCCGCACTCTATGCGATCGCCTATACTCGGGCCTATGAGGGGAGGCGCTCGCTGGCGGGAATGGGTTGTGGGTTTAATGCCTTCCTCGCCGGAATGGTGCTCGTCGTCCTGGCCCGCAACGTACTGACATTTCTGGTCATGTGGGAGGCGATGTCGCTGGCGTCGTATTTCCTCGTGATGACGGAGGCTGAGCACAGGGAGACGCAACGTGCAGGCTGGATGTATCTGGTGATGACGCATGCGGGCTTCGCCTGCCTGCTGGTTGGCTTCCTCTTGATGGCGCGTGAGACCGGTACGATGGGCCTGAGTGAATGGCGCGCCGCATCGACGACATTGAGCCAGCCGATGCGTCATGCGATCTTCGCGTTATTGGCGCTCGGCTTTGGCACAAAAGCGGGCGTGATTCCCCTGCACATCTGGCTTCCGAAGGCCCATCCGGCCGCGCCCAGTCATGTATCAGCCCTGATGTCCGGGGTCATGATCAAGCTTGGGATCTACGGGCTCGTGCGGATCGGGTTCGATTGGCTCGGGGTCGGCCCGTCCTGGTGGGGCGGCGCAATACTGGTCGTCGGGGCGATCAGCGCGGTGCTCGGCGTGCTGTATGCGTTGGTGGAGGACGACCTGAAATGCCTGCTCGCGTATTCCAGCGTCGAGAATATCGGCATCATCCTGCTCGGGGTGGGAGCCGGGATGTTATTCCACAGTTACCAACTCGGCGCGCTGGCCTCGCTGGCGCTGGTGGCAGGCCTGTATCACACACTGAATCACGCGACATTCAAGCCCCTCCTCTTCATGGGCGCCGGTGCCGTCGTACATGCGACGCACACCCGCAATATGGAGGAGATGGGTGGGCTCATCAAACGGATGCCGCAGACTGCCGTCTATTTCCTTGTTGGATCGGTGGCAATTGCGGCGCTGCCGCCGTTCAACGGCTTCGTCAGCGAATGGCTGATGTTTCAATCGCTTCTGCTCAGCTTCCAGATCTCTGCAACGGGAACCAATCTGCTGTTCGCGGTGTCGATCGCCGCGCTCGCGTTGACGAGTGGGCTCGCGGCAGCCTGCTTCGTGAAAGCCTTCGGTATTACCTTTCTGGCGCTCCCGCGCAGCACACAGGCGGAACAGGCGCGGGAGACGCCCTGGATGATGCGTGGGGCGATGGGGATGTCGGCGATCGCGTGTCTCGTGCTCGGGGTGGCGCCGGTTGGTCTGTTGCGCCTCTTAAATACGACGGCGGCTGAACTGACAGGGGCGCATGCAGACGCCAGCTTCAACTGGAACGCCATTGTCGCCAACGGCGCGTTCGGCACGGCATCGCCGCTGTGGATCGCGGTCGCGCTGATCTCGCTCCCCGCGCTGATCCTGATGGCCTTACGTATCATCGGCGCAAACGCGCGCCGGCGCACGTACGAGACATGGGGGTGTGGACGCGCGTTGCAGACCGCACGCTTTGAATACACCGCGGCGGCCTTCGCCAATCCGTTCAAGCGGGTGTTTGGTCTCTTGTACCGTCCGGTGAAGGAGCTGGATATCCAGTTCCATCCGGAATCCCGCTTTTTTATCGACACCATCACCTACCGCAATGAAGCCCGTTCGATATTCGACGAGGCGCTCTATGATCCGATATCTCGGCTTGTGCGGCGAGTCGCGCAACGCGCCCGTGTCGTGCAGTCGGGCAATGTACACCTCTACTTATTGTATATCTTTGTGGCGCTGGTGGTTCTGTTGGCACTGGCGAGTTAA
- a CDS encoding NADH-quinone oxidoreductase subunit H — protein sequence MLTQFLIEVTQLLIVGLGAPLLIGLVRRVKARLQGRRGAGVLQPYADLRKLLAKEAVVSETTSWIFRFTPYLLAATMLLSALLIPLLTTRTPLGFVGNIIVLMYLFLLGTFFLALAGLEAGSAFGGMGSSREMAVAALAEPTVMIAIFAIALHVGNTGLDEIVRRGASDPLLLLSPGHLLAFVAFFIVALAETGRLPVDNPATHLELTMIHEAMVLEYSGRHLMLIEWAAGMKLLVFLALLSNLFLPWGVAFTVTPSALAVAFIALIIKVGALAIGIAAIETAMAKLRLFRLPALLSGSFALALLAVISFLFVK from the coding sequence ATGCTCACGCAATTTCTGATCGAGGTGACCCAGTTGCTTATAGTCGGACTTGGCGCACCGCTCCTCATTGGGCTGGTTCGGCGAGTCAAAGCGAGGCTTCAGGGCCGGCGCGGGGCCGGCGTACTGCAGCCATACGCCGATCTGCGCAAGCTCCTGGCGAAAGAGGCGGTCGTGTCGGAGACCACCTCGTGGATCTTTCGGTTCACGCCGTACCTGCTTGCGGCAACGATGTTGCTGTCGGCGCTTCTGATCCCTCTTCTGACGACCCGGACGCCACTCGGTTTTGTCGGCAATATCATCGTGCTGATGTACCTCTTCCTGCTGGGCACCTTCTTCCTGGCGCTGGCTGGCCTTGAGGCCGGGAGCGCGTTTGGAGGTATGGGCTCAAGCCGTGAGATGGCCGTTGCCGCCCTGGCTGAGCCGACCGTGATGATCGCGATCTTCGCGATTGCCTTGCACGTAGGGAATACGGGCCTCGATGAGATTGTCAGGCGCGGAGCGTCTGACCCGCTGTTGTTGCTCAGCCCCGGCCATCTGCTCGCATTCGTCGCCTTCTTTATTGTAGCCCTTGCAGAAACAGGACGATTACCGGTTGACAATCCTGCGACGCATCTGGAGCTGACAATGATCCACGAAGCCATGGTTCTGGAGTACTCGGGACGGCACCTCATGCTGATCGAGTGGGCGGCAGGGATGAAGCTGCTGGTCTTTCTGGCGTTGCTCTCGAACTTATTCCTCCCGTGGGGCGTCGCCTTCACGGTTACGCCGTCCGCGCTGGCTGTCGCCTTTATTGCGCTTATCATCAAGGTGGGCGCGCTTGCGATCGGGATTGCGGCAATCGAGACAGCGATGGCCAAGCTACGGCTGTTCCGCCTGCCGGCGCTGTTGAGCGGATCGTTTGCGCTTGCCCTGTTGGCAGTTATCTCGTTCCTGTTCGTCAAATAG
- a CDS encoding hydrogenase 4 subunit F, with amino-acid sequence MMLGVLLLIPLIATILIALVRPRAWIELIHALAALGGLAVGLIVAARVWRGDVPAAIGGLLRADGLSALMVVVITLLGAIAALYGIGYIRAEYDDTHPARTRSFFGLFHLFIFTMLLAVTTDNLGIMWVAIEGTTLATAFLVNLHNTSRSLEAAYKYLILSSVGIALAFIGTVLLYYAGASRAGEVAVNWTSLRAAASSLNPQVVRLAFAFILVGYGTKAGLAPMHTWLPDAHSEAPAPISALMSGVLLNVGLYALMRFKVVADIAVGPNFTGPWLIGIGLFSLAVAATFLIAPRNYKRMLAYSSVEHVGVICMGLGFGGYWGVLGALLHVINHALSKSLLFILSGNILLKYQTTDIRRVRGLLQTSPLTAGAFLAGILALIGLPPFGPFMSELLIFRAGLESGPVWVVILGVALLVIVFAGMLGSVNQMLYGAPPEKVEYGDVLRWSLAPLAINFVLLLVLGLALPHAVTEALEQALKVLGVSRA; translated from the coding sequence ATGATGCTTGGCGTGCTGCTGCTCATACCGCTGATCGCGACAATTCTCATCGCGCTGGTGCGCCCGCGGGCGTGGATCGAGCTTATCCACGCGCTCGCAGCCCTTGGCGGACTGGCCGTCGGTCTCATTGTTGCGGCGCGGGTGTGGCGGGGTGATGTGCCTGCTGCAATCGGTGGGCTACTTCGAGCGGACGGACTTTCGGCATTGATGGTCGTCGTAATCACCCTGCTGGGGGCGATCGCCGCATTGTACGGGATCGGCTATATCCGGGCAGAATATGACGACACCCATCCGGCCCGTACGCGAAGTTTCTTTGGGCTGTTTCATCTGTTCATCTTTACGATGCTGCTGGCGGTCACGACGGATAACCTTGGCATCATGTGGGTGGCAATTGAAGGGACGACCCTGGCGACAGCCTTTCTGGTGAATCTGCACAACACGTCCAGGTCGTTAGAGGCCGCCTATAAATACCTCATCCTCTCCTCGGTCGGCATCGCCCTCGCCTTCATCGGCACGGTGCTGTTGTATTACGCCGGCGCCTCGCGGGCGGGCGAGGTTGCGGTGAATTGGACCTCTCTCCGAGCCGCCGCGTCATCGCTGAATCCCCAGGTGGTCCGGCTTGCCTTTGCCTTCATCCTCGTCGGCTACGGAACAAAGGCCGGCCTGGCCCCCATGCACACGTGGCTGCCGGATGCCCATAGTGAGGCGCCCGCCCCGATCAGCGCGTTGATGTCCGGCGTCCTGCTGAATGTGGGACTCTACGCACTCATGCGCTTCAAGGTGGTGGCGGACATCGCGGTCGGCCCGAACTTCACCGGCCCCTGGCTTATAGGCATTGGTCTCTTCTCGCTCGCAGTGGCCGCAACCTTTCTCATCGCGCCGCGTAATTACAAGCGCATGCTGGCCTATTCGAGCGTCGAACACGTCGGCGTAATCTGTATGGGGCTGGGATTTGGGGGCTATTGGGGCGTCCTGGGTGCGCTCCTGCATGTCATCAATCATGCGCTGTCCAAGTCATTGTTATTCATCCTATCGGGCAATATCCTGCTGAAGTATCAGACCACCGACATTCGGAGAGTACGCGGGCTATTGCAGACGTCGCCGTTGACGGCCGGCGCGTTCCTGGCGGGCATACTCGCACTGATAGGTCTGCCCCCCTTCGGACCATTCATGAGCGAGCTGCTCATTTTTCGCGCGGGTCTGGAGAGCGGGCCTGTGTGGGTGGTGATCTTGGGGGTGGCGCTGCTTGTCATTGTGTTCGCCGGCATGCTCGGCAGCGTGAACCAGATGCTCTACGGGGCGCCCCCCGAAAAGGTGGAGTATGGGGATGTGCTCAGGTGGTCGCTGGCGCCGCTGGCGATAAATTTCGTGTTGCTGCTTGTGCTGGGGCTGGCGCTCCCCCATGCGGTGACTGAGGCCCTGGAACAGGCGCTCAAGGTGCTCGGGGTGTCCCGTGCGTGA
- a CDS encoding NADH-quinone oxidoreductase subunit C: MRDLNGVARQLRATALKLTDLRMHPPREVRVSVERDEIPAFADYVRDRFHARPELIVAEDTRTEHGTFTLRYLFELERADLFIVASVAVPEDDRRFPSLATRWYLASRFEREIHDLFGLVPTGHPDLRRLPLHQFWPAAYYPLLKDTSAPPAFTDDGTPFPFRRVEGEGIHEITVGPVHAGIIEPGHFRFSVEGETIVNLESRLYFVHKGIERLFETIPLARGVELAERISGDCSVAHALAFCQAIESLAGLQIPPRAAYTRVVLLELERLYNHIADVGAICTDTGFAIAHAHTMRIREDLVRLNARLVGHRLLRGTLIAGGVRHDFTAEQVADTRETVRRAVIDFDEVVEIALKNSLVLDRLHGTGYLSQPTARELQVVGPAARASGIDRDARRDHPFAAYAEMPPHVPVHSEGDVWARLMVRVEESREAAHLIIRALDGLPEGAISAPLQALPAGASGFGLVEGWRGPIWHWLVAGEQNRLTRAKIKDPSFANWPALHYAILKNIVPDFPLVNKSFNLSYAGNDL, translated from the coding sequence GTGCGTGATCTGAACGGGGTTGCCCGGCAGCTTCGCGCGACGGCGCTGAAGCTGACCGACCTCCGGATGCACCCTCCGCGGGAGGTGCGAGTGAGCGTCGAGCGGGATGAGATCCCCGCATTTGCCGACTATGTACGCGACAGATTTCACGCGAGGCCTGAGCTGATCGTGGCCGAAGATACACGCACGGAGCATGGAACGTTTACATTGCGCTACCTCTTCGAACTCGAACGCGCGGATCTGTTCATCGTCGCGTCGGTGGCAGTCCCGGAGGATGATCGCCGGTTTCCGTCGCTCGCGACACGTTGGTATCTGGCCAGTCGCTTTGAGCGCGAGATTCACGATCTGTTTGGCCTTGTACCGACCGGTCACCCCGACCTGCGCCGCCTCCCATTGCATCAATTCTGGCCCGCAGCGTATTATCCCCTGCTGAAGGACACCTCGGCGCCCCCTGCATTTACTGACGATGGCACGCCCTTCCCGTTTCGCCGCGTAGAGGGCGAGGGGATCCATGAGATCACTGTTGGCCCCGTCCATGCTGGTATCATCGAACCGGGCCATTTTCGGTTCAGTGTTGAAGGTGAGACCATTGTCAACCTCGAGTCGAGGCTCTATTTCGTGCACAAGGGGATCGAGCGGTTATTTGAGACGATCCCGCTTGCGCGGGGGGTGGAACTGGCTGAACGGATTTCCGGGGACTGCAGCGTGGCGCACGCACTCGCGTTCTGCCAGGCGATCGAATCGCTGGCGGGGCTACAGATTCCACCTCGCGCGGCTTATACGCGGGTGGTGCTGCTTGAACTTGAACGACTCTACAATCACATCGCGGATGTCGGCGCAATCTGTACGGACACCGGCTTCGCGATAGCGCATGCGCATACCATGAGGATCCGTGAGGACCTAGTGCGTCTGAATGCGCGCCTGGTCGGCCATCGTCTGTTGCGTGGGACGCTGATCGCGGGCGGAGTGAGGCATGACTTTACGGCGGAGCAGGTCGCAGATACACGAGAGACGGTGCGGCGCGCGGTAATCGACTTCGACGAAGTGGTCGAGATCGCGCTGAAGAATAGCCTGGTGCTGGACCGTCTGCACGGGACAGGGTACCTGTCGCAGCCGACCGCGCGAGAGTTGCAGGTCGTTGGGCCGGCGGCGCGGGCCAGCGGGATCGATCGGGATGCCAGACGGGATCATCCCTTTGCCGCGTATGCGGAGATGCCGCCGCATGTGCCTGTGCACAGCGAAGGCGATGTCTGGGCGCGATTGATGGTGCGCGTGGAGGAGTCGCGCGAGGCCGCTCATCTGATCATACGCGCATTAGACGGGCTTCCTGAGGGCGCGATCTCCGCGCCGCTCCAGGCGCTGCCCGCGGGCGCAAGCGGGTTCGGTCTGGTTGAGGGGTGGCGCGGGCCGATCTGGCACTGGCTTGTCGCCGGCGAGCAGAACCGGCTGACACGCGCAAAGATCAAAGATCCGTCATTTGCCAACTGGCCGGCGCTGCATTACGCTATTCTCAAGAACATCGTACCCGATTTTCCGCTCGTCAATAAGAGCTTTAACCTGTCCTACGCGGGGAATGATTTATAG
- a CDS encoding HAMP domain-containing protein has product MKGLFDNLRLRAKLLLMMFSLLLLTLASLFVLYWHAERTLVEQVEKHTMDLSTAIQISVERLTSQERTDEARLQDYVNRLQRKGVDEISIISNEEEVIASSNPRRVGATIDPSHRDLFITARLGETLKTEHGQKNYNLIVPIVVGNQRMGYALISMVLDDFAQISQLNFIKRLIVTVLVFGLGMAASLILSWKYTKPIDQVVQAARRVAQGDLRETLPVERHDEIGELTTSFNDMVIKLRANKELEHRLHQAERLSSIGQLASGIAHEIRNPLNFINLSIDHLQSRFLPTDSDSRKEFTHLVSWVKTEIHRLNTMITNFLTYGKPLKLEAHPSDLAPLLQDVVSMASGKAEEQGITIEHDPLVDLPRVVVDSEQIKTCFVNILVNAFQAMPSGGRLSITAAFINGPDRATSTPLAESGRWVEVRFQDTGCGISPEDLAKVFEPYFTTKEVGIGLGLALTKKIVEEHGGSIALDSVLDQGTTVRIRLPVEEQI; this is encoded by the coding sequence GTGAAGGGATTGTTCGACAATCTTCGATTAAGGGCGAAGCTGCTCCTGATGATGTTTTCCCTTCTGCTGCTGACACTGGCGTCACTGTTCGTGTTGTATTGGCACGCAGAGCGGACGCTGGTCGAGCAGGTGGAAAAGCACACGATGGATCTGTCCACCGCCATTCAGATCAGCGTCGAGCGCCTCACCTCCCAGGAGCGGACGGATGAGGCGCGTCTTCAGGACTATGTCAACCGCCTGCAACGAAAAGGGGTCGATGAGATCTCGATCATCAGCAATGAGGAGGAGGTCATCGCCAGCAGCAATCCAAGGCGAGTGGGCGCGACCATCGACCCCAGCCACCGGGACTTATTCATCACCGCCAGACTGGGGGAGACGCTCAAGACCGAGCACGGTCAAAAGAACTATAATCTGATTGTGCCGATCGTAGTTGGGAATCAGCGGATGGGCTACGCCCTGATCAGCATGGTGCTTGATGATTTTGCCCAGATTTCGCAACTCAACTTCATCAAACGACTGATCGTCACTGTGCTGGTCTTCGGCCTCGGGATGGCAGCCTCCCTCATTCTGTCCTGGAAGTACACCAAGCCGATCGACCAGGTGGTCCAGGCGGCGCGTCGGGTGGCGCAGGGCGATCTCCGGGAAACCTTACCGGTCGAGCGCCACGATGAGATCGGTGAGCTGACCACGAGCTTCAACGACATGGTGATCAAGCTTCGGGCAAACAAGGAACTGGAGCACCGCCTGCACCAGGCTGAGCGCCTTTCCAGTATCGGCCAGTTGGCCTCGGGCATTGCGCATGAGATCCGTAATCCATTGAACTTTATCAACCTGAGCATCGATCATCTCCAGAGTCGGTTTTTGCCCACCGATTCCGACTCACGGAAGGAGTTCACCCACCTGGTCTCGTGGGTAAAAACCGAGATCCACCGCCTGAATACTATGATCACCAACTTTCTGACCTATGGCAAGCCGCTCAAGCTTGAGGCGCACCCGAGCGACCTGGCCCCACTGCTCCAGGATGTTGTAAGCATGGCCAGCGGCAAGGCCGAAGAACAGGGGATCACGATCGAGCACGACCCCTTGGTTGACCTGCCGAGGGTGGTGGTAGACAGCGAGCAGATCAAGACCTGCTTCGTGAATATTCTGGTGAACGCCTTTCAGGCTATGCCTTCTGGAGGAAGATTGTCGATTACCGCTGCGTTCATTAACGGACCCGATCGAGCAACCTCAACGCCTCTTGCCGAAAGCGGACGATGGGTCGAGGTCCGCTTCCAGGATACGGGGTGCGGGATCTCCCCCGAAGACCTGGCGAAAGTCTTTGAGCCATACTTTACGACGAAGGAAGTCGGGATTGGGCTTGGGTTGGCCCTGACGAAGAAGATCGTGGAGGAACACGGCGGGAGCATCGCTTTAGACAGTGTTCTCGACCAGGGAACTACCGTACGTATCAGACTGCCGGTGGAGGAGCAAATCTGA
- a CDS encoding sigma-54 dependent transcriptional regulator gives MREGRILVVDDDGPQREILRTILSTEGYSVDTAPGGAEAVRRCQEKPYDLVLTDLRMPGTDGLALMERLPRDNPSTLVILMTAYGSLNSAEQAMRRGAFDYLTKPLEREELLLTVRRAFERIQLGRENKLLRQQLEERFRIEGIVGSHFRMQEVFEKIGKVSKSSSTVLLIGESGTGKELIARTIHRQSQRQDHPFIAVNCAAIPESLLESEIFGHERGAFTGAVERRAGCFELAHGGTLFLDEVVEMQLPTQAKFLRVLQGETFRRLGGKQEIDVDVRIVAATNRDPAEAVKDGLLREDLFYRLNVVSIVIPPLRERSTDIPQLVEYFIKKHGESVGKLIQGISNEAMRLLMNYHWPGNVRQLEAVVERASLLSEGPEITHYDLPIEVRFFDLPAQPSPSRVPGSKFAIEIPEQGLNFEALERDLILQAMEKSDWVITKAARLLGMSYRTLQYRLEKFQIRRDTKTAPATSESGLVEHASEQKGGM, from the coding sequence ATGCGGGAAGGACGAATCCTGGTGGTAGATGATGATGGACCCCAGCGGGAGATTCTTCGGACTATCCTGTCGACTGAAGGCTACTCGGTCGACACGGCGCCAGGGGGGGCGGAAGCCGTCAGACGTTGCCAAGAAAAGCCGTACGACCTGGTTCTGACCGATCTCCGGATGCCGGGAACCGATGGTCTGGCCCTTATGGAGCGGCTGCCGCGAGACAACCCATCCACCCTCGTTATCTTGATGACCGCCTACGGCTCACTCAATTCGGCTGAACAGGCGATGAGACGAGGCGCCTTTGACTATCTCACGAAGCCGCTCGAGCGAGAGGAGCTGCTCCTGACCGTGCGGAGGGCCTTTGAGCGGATCCAGTTAGGCCGGGAGAACAAACTGCTGCGGCAGCAGTTGGAGGAGCGTTTTCGCATCGAGGGGATTGTGGGCAGCCACTTCCGAATGCAGGAGGTCTTCGAAAAGATCGGCAAGGTCTCGAAGAGCAGCTCCACGGTGCTCCTCATCGGGGAGAGCGGGACCGGGAAGGAGCTGATCGCCAGAACTATCCATCGACAAAGCCAGCGTCAGGATCACCCATTTATTGCCGTCAACTGTGCGGCCATTCCTGAAAGCCTGCTGGAAAGTGAGATTTTCGGTCATGAGCGAGGCGCGTTTACGGGGGCGGTAGAGCGGAGGGCCGGCTGCTTTGAGTTAGCGCACGGCGGAACGCTCTTCCTCGATGAGGTCGTCGAGATGCAACTGCCGACTCAGGCCAAATTTTTGCGTGTCCTGCAAGGAGAGACGTTCAGAAGATTGGGGGGGAAACAAGAGATCGACGTTGACGTTCGCATCGTCGCCGCGACGAATCGGGATCCTGCCGAAGCGGTCAAAGACGGGCTCCTCCGTGAGGACCTGTTCTATCGGCTGAACGTCGTCTCTATTGTGATCCCACCCCTCCGCGAACGAAGCACCGACATCCCTCAGCTCGTCGAGTATTTCATCAAAAAGCACGGTGAGAGCGTGGGAAAGCTGATCCAAGGGATCAGCAACGAAGCGATGCGGCTCCTCATGAACTACCACTGGCCTGGCAATGTCCGGCAGCTCGAGGCGGTGGTCGAGCGCGCAAGTCTGCTCTCTGAAGGGCCTGAGATTACGCATTACGACCTTCCCATTGAGGTTCGGTTCTTTGATCTCCCGGCCCAGCCCAGCCCATCACGTGTCCCTGGCAGCAAGTTTGCGATCGAGATTCCCGAGCAGGGACTCAACTTTGAGGCGCTGGAACGTGATTTGATCCTGCAGGCTATGGAGAAGTCTGATTGGGTGATCACCAAGGCAGCGCGCCTTCTGGGCATGAGCTACCGGACACTGCAGTATCGCCTGGAGAAATTCCAGATCAGACGGGATACAAAGACCGCTCCCGCGACGTCGGAGAGCGGATTAGTTGAGCATGCGTCGGAACAGAAAGGGGGGATGTGA
- a CDS encoding AURKAIP1/COX24 domain-containing protein yields the protein MGSVVKKRRQKMSKHKHKKLLKRTRHQRRKK from the coding sequence GTGGGAAGCGTGGTCAAGAAGCGTCGGCAAAAGATGAGCAAGCACAAACACAAGAAACTGCTAAAGCGGACCAGGCACCAACGTCGGAAGAAGTAA
- a CDS encoding sigma-70 family RNA polymerase sigma factor has product MREADFELIDRFLQGDGTAFDELVRKRQREVYNLAYRMTRNAEDARDVSQEAFVQVYRHLDRFDRRSSLSTWLYRIVVNLCLNHLSRGSRPLYATVDQCPDLADSSEGSLAQLEEKERADALARAIETLPPQQRASLTLRVHQHLAHREIAEILGVSEATAKVHYFHAVQALRRKLAHWHKGT; this is encoded by the coding sequence TTGCGCGAGGCGGACTTCGAACTAATCGATCGATTCTTGCAGGGCGATGGGACGGCATTCGATGAACTGGTCCGAAAGCGCCAGCGGGAGGTCTACAATCTGGCCTACCGGATGACCAGAAATGCGGAGGATGCGCGAGATGTTTCCCAGGAGGCCTTCGTGCAGGTGTATCGGCACTTGGATCGATTTGATCGTCGCTCCAGCCTTTCCACTTGGCTGTACCGGATTGTCGTGAACCTATGCCTTAACCATTTGAGCCGGGGCTCGCGACCCCTCTATGCCACGGTTGACCAGTGTCCTGATCTGGCTGATTCATCGGAGGGGTCGCTTGCGCAGTTGGAGGAAAAGGAACGAGCGGATGCGCTCGCACGCGCTATTGAAACCCTTCCCCCGCAACAGCGGGCGAGTTTGACGTTGCGCGTCCATCAACACCTGGCACACCGTGAGATCGCCGAAATCCTGGGGGTCTCCGAGGCAACAGCCAAGGTACACTATTTTCACGCCGTGCAAGCCCTGCGGCGTAAGCTGGCGCACTGGCACAAAGGCACGTAA
- a CDS encoding zf-HC2 domain-containing protein, whose protein sequence is MRCEEVQLTLLELIEGEAPPAQHAEVLTHLHGCATCAADFSAYHNLLALVRADPVPEPSPGYWEEFLPALKHRIEQETGRRKPTPTAWLVGAGSWFTFRPRFIAGLAVAAVSMFIVVRLPGFLPVRSDRQTVPISTEKIDNQNGGGHSVATVLRYDNVNRYPDEPFMVAGEIVEEPSILMAAIQRLRGVDEMTDRLEAAWALRPGADPADSLASLDEKEQQILLNHLSHLGWTES, encoded by the coding sequence ATGCGATGCGAAGAAGTGCAGCTCACGCTCCTAGAGTTGATCGAGGGGGAGGCGCCGCCGGCACAGCACGCCGAGGTCCTCACGCATCTCCATGGCTGTGCGACGTGCGCCGCTGATTTCTCTGCGTATCACAATCTTTTGGCGCTTGTACGGGCTGACCCGGTTCCTGAGCCGTCGCCGGGCTACTGGGAAGAGTTCCTGCCGGCACTGAAACATCGAATCGAGCAGGAGACCGGCAGGCGCAAGCCGACACCCACCGCATGGCTGGTCGGCGCAGGATCTTGGTTTACTTTTCGACCACGGTTCATCGCCGGCTTGGCTGTGGCGGCCGTCTCAATGTTCATCGTTGTCCGGTTGCCGGGCTTCCTGCCCGTCAGATCGGATCGCCAGACGGTGCCGATTTCTACGGAAAAGATTGATAATCAGAATGGCGGGGGGCACAGTGTGGCAACAGTACTACGCTACGATAACGTGAACCGATACCCTGATGAGCCGTTCATGGTGGCTGGAGAGATCGTTGAGGAGCCCTCGATCCTGATGGCAGCGATTCAGCGACTCCGTGGGGTGGATGAGATGACGGATCGGCTCGAAGCGGCCTGGGCCCTACGTCCAGGGGCTGACCCGGCGGATTCGCTCGCCTCGCTCGATGAGAAGGAACAGCAGATCCTGCTGAATCACCTTAGTCATCTTGGATGGACAGAGTCATGA